A window from Pangasianodon hypophthalmus isolate fPanHyp1 chromosome 16, fPanHyp1.pri, whole genome shotgun sequence encodes these proteins:
- the fitm2 gene encoding acyl-coenzyme A diphosphatase FITM2 produces MSALSGVVNKSLPFLVFNVTVARKYLPLFFFAVSLGGSLLKELEFVPNSYFSHSRNLLNVYFVKFSWGWNLVLLLPFILLSNSYNRNLIFVSKRLTSLVVATAIWYSCTETFFYIENITGACYESDTLQMVQEDFSIKAECKNAGHFWDGFDISGHSFILSYSTLIIVEEMVPMLNLVQHYQNRSIILDALYLALNAIAIIWVWMFACTSVYFHNTIQKFLGTLFGVLGWCVTYKVWYLNPFSPGLPPRPSDHKQRLD; encoded by the exons ATGTCTGCGTTAAGCGGCGTCGTGAATAAATCGCTTCCTTTTCTGGTATTTAATGTTACAGTTGCGCGCAAATATTTGccgttgtttttctttgctgtttcaCTTGGAGGATCATTATTAAAAGAACTGGAGTTTGTGCCGAACTCTTACTTCAGCCACAGTAGAAACCTTCTGAACGT ATATTTTGTGAAATTCTCCTGGGGATGGAACCTGGTCCTGTTGCTACCGTTTATATTACTGTCCAACTCCTACAACAGAAACCTCATCTTCGTGTCCAAACGCCTCACATCTCTTGTGGTAGCCACAGCCATTTGGTACTCCTGCACTGAGACTTTCTTCTATATTGAAAATATCACAGGAGCATGCTACGAGTCAGACACCTTGCAAATGGTCCAGGAGGATTTCAGCATAAAGGCAGAGTGCAAAAATGCCGGCCACTTTTGGGATGGTTTCGACATATCCGGCCACTCCTTCATATTATCTTATTCAACACTCATAATTGTGGAAGAAATGGTTCCCATGCTAAACCTTGTGCAACACTACCAAAACAGATCCATCATCCTTGATGCCCTGTACCTCGCACTCAATGCTATCGCGATCATCTGGGTGTGGATGTTTGCTTGCACCTCGGTGTACTTCCACAACACGATCCAGAAGTTTCTGGGCACTTTGTTTGGCGTGTTGGGCTGGTGTGTGACCTATAAGGTTTGGTACTTGAACCCATTTTCACCAGGACTCCCTCCTCGCCCGAGTGACCATAAACAACGACTAGACTGA